The genomic stretch TAATAAAATGCTAGAAAGAACAAGTACTAAAATATCAAATTTAAATAAACTCTTGAATAACTATACTAGCAATAACTATATCTTTAAATTGAAAGAAGAAGAATTAAAAGGAATACATGGCGATATTGGTATTTTATATACATCTACAATGTTATTAGGAGAATCTTCTTCAAAATTAATTGCAATGATTATAAATGCAGGTAAAAAACTTGATGAAAATACAATTATTTTAAGTAAATCTTCTGAAGAATTATCTATTTCTTCTCAAAAACAAGCTAGTTCTTTAGAAGAAACATCTTCATCTTTAAAAGAGATTACTTCTAGTATTAAAAGTAATAATGTAAGTATTAATAAAATGTTTACTATTTCAGATGAATTAAAAATAGATGCAAAAACTGGAGAACAAATGGCTTTACGAACTTCTTCATCAATTATTGAAATAAATGAAAAAATTACAGCAATTAAAAAAGCAATTGGAATAATTGATAAAATTGCCTTTCAAACAAATATTTTGTCTTTAAATGCTGCTGTTGAAGCAGCAACTGCAGGAGAGGCAGGGAAAGGGTTTGCTGTTGTTGCTCAAGAAGTAAGAGCCTTAGCAAATAGATCAGCACAAGCAGCAAAAGAAATATCAAATTTAGTTAAAAGTGCAAGTGATACTTCTGAAGAAGGTAAGGTTATAGTAAATGATATGATTAGTGGATATAAGAAATTAAATGGAAAAATTATTGAAACAAAAAATATTATAGGTGAAGTAACTAGTTTTAGTAAAGAACAAGAAATTGGAATTTGTCAAATTAATCAAACTGTTGGGCTTCTTGATGCAGCAACACAAAGGAATTCTGATACTTCAATTAAGATAGATACATTATCAAAAGAAGTATCATTATTATCCTCAAACTTATTAACTATCACCTCTAAAGCAAATATTGATGATTTGTACTATAAAGATGAATAGGAGATGATTTTAAGCTTATTGTACAACTTGATGAAGTTTTGAACACTGTCCTAAAAATATATCCATTCCACACATATCATTCATAATATCTATAAATGAATGAGCTCGGGCATTATATACATAAACGAATATTTCATCGCCTTTTTCTAGGAAATTGTTTTTTCCAAATTCAGCATAAGCTGTTGCACCTGCTGCTATTAGTATACCTTTAGCATTACTTGCATCTTTAGTAAACTGTGTTAACTCTTCTAATGGTCCACAGTCTTCTTGTGTATTTAATTTATCAATCATCCAATCTTTTAATTGATTAAAGAAATAACTATACGATTTTACAGAAGATGTCATTCCATAATCATGAACAATTCCATCTCTTTTAATAAATGATGCAATATGATATTTACTTAAAATTCCATCTTCTGTAAAATTATCAATAGCAATAACTTCTTGAGAAATACCTTTTGTATTTTTACCCCAATTCTTTTTAGTACTTAATTTATTTCCATCTTGTATTCTGATTGAACAATCATTAAAAGCTGAAAAATACTTAGGAATTATATCTATAAACTTACCATCTTTATATACAAAATCACAAATAAGAGCAACTTCTGCTTCTACTTGTAGTTTGTCATTTTCTCTACCATGTGTTAATATAATTTCGTCAGAAATAGGATATGTTCCTAAAAAACCATCATTGTCTTTTATATAAAAAGGGAACATTCCTTTTGGAGCATCTTTTTCATTTGTTTTTATTTGCGCAAATTCATCTGCTTCTCCTGCTTCACCTAAGTGATTAGCAAAGTTTCCAGCAACGGCAAATCCTAAATAATCTTTTAAATCGTTTAATAACATTATTATTTCCTGTATTATTGTTTCAGTGAAAATATATCATTAATTATACTTTTTTAAGTCAAAAATGAAATATAGTTTTTTGGTCTAAGGGATATTTTATAATTAGTATTTGTAAGAATAAAAATATAAGGATTACAAAGGCTTAAAGCCTTTGTAATAATTTTGCTTAAATAGTTCTCCATTTAGCAGGTCCAGTAGTATGAATAGATGTACCTTCTGTATCAACTGCAACAGTAACAGGCATATCTACAACATCAAATTCGTAAATAGCTTCCATCCCCATTTCTTCAAATGCTAGAACTTTTGCATCTTTAATTGATTGAGAAATTAAATATGCAGCTCCACCAGTTGCAATTAAGTACATAGATTTGTACTCTTTAATTAAATCAATTGTAGGTTGTTTTCGCTCAGCTTTACCAATCATTCCCATGATTCCAATTTCCATCATGTCTTTAGTAAATTTATCCATTCTTGTAGATGTTGTTGGTCCTGCAGGTCCAACTTTTTCATCTCGAACTGGATCAACTGGTCCAACATAATAAATAAATCTATCTTTTAAATCAACACCATTTGGAAGTGCTTTCCCAGCATTTTTGTACTCAACAATTTTTTTATGAGCAGCATCACGCGCAGTTAAAATTTTTCCAGTTAATAATAAAGTATCACCTGATTTAAATTGAGATAAATTTTCTTTTGTTAAATCAGAGATATTTACTTTTTTAACTGAATCCATTGGAATTTCTAAATCTGGCCATATATCTAAAGAAGGTCTTTCAAATTTAACAGGACCATTTCCATCTAAATCAAAATGAATATGTCTTGTAGCTGCACAGTTAGGAATCATAGCAACAGGTAATGATGCTGCATGACATGGATAATCTAAAATTTTAACATCTAAAACTGTAGTTAATCCACCTAAACCTTGAGCTCCAATACCAATTTTATTAACATCTTCATAAAGTCTAAGTCTCAATTTCTCAAGTTCATTTTTAGGACCTCTTTTTTGTAATTCATGAATATCAACGTGTGCCATTAGAGATTCTTTTGCTAAAAGCATAGATTTCTCAGGGTTTCCACCAATACCAATACCTAAAATTCCAGGAGGACACCAACCAGCACCCATTTGTCTTACATTTTCCATAACCCAATCATAAACACTATCAGATGGATTTAATACTGCAAATTTAGCTTTATTTTCACTTCCACCACCTTTAGCAGCAACAGTGATTTCTAATTTATCAGAATTATTAACACTCATATGAATAACAGCTGGAGTATTATTTTTTGTATTTGTTCTTTTTCCTGCAGGATCAGAAACTACTGAATATCTTAAAGTATTATCTGGATTAGTATAACCTTTTGCTACACCTTCATTTAACACATCTTCTAATTCTTTTGTTAATTCAAGTTTAGCATTTAAACCAACTTTAACAAAAATATTAACTGAACCTGTATCTTGACATAGTGGTCTATGTCCCATAGCACACATTTTAGAGTTAATTAAAATTTGAGCGATTGCATTTTTTGCAGCCTCTCCTTTTTCAGTTTCGTATGCTTCTACCATACCTTCTACGAAGTCTTTTGGATGATAATATGAAATAAACTGACAGGCATCAGCAATACTATCTATAATATCTTGTTCTTTAATTACGTTCATTTGTTCCCTTTGCTTAGAAATTTATATATTATACCTTTGCTATTATGAAAAAAATCTTTTTTTTTGTAATATTGGGTATAAATCATTTATAAAAGTGTTATCTTTTCACACGTTCGAAAAGATGAAAATAGTTTTGAATGAAAGAGTTAACTTAAGGCAAGAGCCTTAAGTTAAAAATATTAAGAGAAGAATCTTGTTTGAACAGCTTCTTGTAATTTAGTACCAGAGAAGTTTGCTCTTTGAACTAATTCCCAGAAATATCTGTAAGTTGCTCTATCATGTAATTCACCATCATATTGGATTGGTCCCCATTCAGCATCTTGTGCAGCTAAAAGAATATTTTGAGCAGCTTCAAGTTCTGTAAAGTCAGGTTTCATTGCATCTACAATAGCTTGAACTTGTGTTGGGTAAATTGACCACATTCTCATAAATCCAAATTCATTTCTTGCTTTTTCAGCATCTTTATAAGTTTGGTATGGATTTTTTAAGTCTAATGTAACATTATGACAAGGAATAATATGGTTTTCTAAAGCAGCTTGAACTACTTTTGCTTTAGCAGCAGCAATTAATCTATGTTCAAATTGACCTGGACTTCTCATATTTGAAGCAGGAATTGCTCCTTGGTAACCTGAAACAAAGTCCATTAAACCAAAGTCAAGAACTTGTACCCAAGGTAATGTAGCAGTTTTTTCTACATCTCTTAATGCACCGTGTGTTTCAATTAAAACGTGAATTGGAATTTCTCTTGAAATACCAGCTTTTTTTGCAGTTGCTTGAATATATTCAACTTGAGTTTTAGCATCTTCATAAGAAGTTGATTTTGGAATAGTAATATATGCTAATTTTTCACCAGCACCTGGTACTAAAATATCAATATCTTGTCTCCAATCTGGATGATCAAAATCGTGAATTCTTGTCCCTGCCATACCATATGGGTTAGCTTCAGAATTTACAACTCTTACAATCATATTTGCATGTTCAACTTCTTTACCAGTTTCAGCTCCATCTTCACAATCACAAGTAATATCAAAAACAGGTCCAAGTTTTTCTTGCATAGAGAAACCTTTTAAGATTAGCTTTTCGCTACCTGCAAAGTGTTCACAAGAAGGAATAATTGGTAAATTATCTCCAGATCCAAATAGTGCTTCATTAGGGTGTGTCATAATATTTTTCCTTTTATTTAATTTATATTTTTTGTCTTATAATTATTTAGCTGTTTTTCTTTTTGGAATAACAACA from Poseidonibacter antarcticus encodes the following:
- a CDS encoding DUF5718 family protein produces the protein MLLNDLKDYLGFAVAGNFANHLGEAGEADEFAQIKTNEKDAPKGMFPFYIKDNDGFLGTYPISDEIILTHGRENDKLQVEAEVALICDFVYKDGKFIDIIPKYFSAFNDCSIRIQDGNKLSTKKNWGKNTKGISQEVIAIDNFTEDGILSKYHIASFIKRDGIVHDYGMTSSVKSYSYFFNQLKDWMIDKLNTQEDCGPLEELTQFTKDASNAKGILIAAGATAYAEFGKNNFLEKGDEIFVYVYNARAHSFIDIMNDMCGMDIFLGQCSKLHQVVQ
- a CDS encoding fumarate hydratase — its product is MNVIKEQDIIDSIADACQFISYYHPKDFVEGMVEAYETEKGEAAKNAIAQILINSKMCAMGHRPLCQDTGSVNIFVKVGLNAKLELTKELEDVLNEGVAKGYTNPDNTLRYSVVSDPAGKRTNTKNNTPAVIHMSVNNSDKLEITVAAKGGGSENKAKFAVLNPSDSVYDWVMENVRQMGAGWCPPGILGIGIGGNPEKSMLLAKESLMAHVDIHELQKRGPKNELEKLRLRLYEDVNKIGIGAQGLGGLTTVLDVKILDYPCHAASLPVAMIPNCAATRHIHFDLDGNGPVKFERPSLDIWPDLEIPMDSVKKVNISDLTKENLSQFKSGDTLLLTGKILTARDAAHKKIVEYKNAGKALPNGVDLKDRFIYYVGPVDPVRDEKVGPAGPTTSTRMDKFTKDMMEIGIMGMIGKAERKQPTIDLIKEYKSMYLIATGGAAYLISQSIKDAKVLAFEEMGMEAIYEFDVVDMPVTVAVDTEGTSIHTTGPAKWRTI
- a CDS encoding HpcH/HpaI aldolase/citrate lyase family protein, producing MTHPNEALFGSGDNLPIIPSCEHFAGSEKLILKGFSMQEKLGPVFDITCDCEDGAETGKEVEHANMIVRVVNSEANPYGMAGTRIHDFDHPDWRQDIDILVPGAGEKLAYITIPKSTSYEDAKTQVEYIQATAKKAGISREIPIHVLIETHGALRDVEKTATLPWVQVLDFGLMDFVSGYQGAIPASNMRSPGQFEHRLIAAAKAKVVQAALENHIIPCHNVTLDLKNPYQTYKDAEKARNEFGFMRMWSIYPTQVQAIVDAMKPDFTELEAAQNILLAAQDAEWGPIQYDGELHDRATYRYFWELVQRANFSGTKLQEAVQTRFFS